In Hyphomicrobium denitrificans ATCC 51888, the DNA window GGATTGACGCAGCACAGCGGGGCGGGTGTTCCGACTATCGAACTGATGCCCAAGGTTTCGGAATATCTGTCGTTGATCATGACGCTGATCTTCGGCTTCGGCATCGTGTTCCAGCTGCCTGTCATTCTGACGCTGCTGGCGCGGACCGGATTCATCACCTCGGCGACGCTAAAAAACGGACGGCGCTATGCGATCGTCGCCATCTTCGCGGCGGCGGCGCTGCTGACACCGCCCGATGCGCTCAGCATGGTGATCATGGCGCTGCCGACGGTTGCACTGTACGAGCTTTCAATCCTGGCGGTGCGCTTCGTCGAGAAGAAGCATGCCGATCCCGGCGATCCGCCGGAGTGATAATCATCGCTCCGGCGCTGCGGCTGGACCGCTTCGCCGGCATCGTATACGACGGCCTTTGACACAGACATCGTGACGAGGCCCGACCGTGTTCGACATCAAATGGATCAGAGACAACGCCGACGCCTTCGACGCGAGCTTGCAGCGCCGCGGGCTGGCGCCGCAGGCGGCGGCGTTGGTGGCGCTCGATGACAAGCGCCGCGCGACGCTGACGGCGTTGCAGGATGCGCAGTCGCGGCGGAATGCAGCTTCGAAAGAGATCGGCAAGGCCAAGGGTGCGAAGGACGAGGCGACCGCGGCGCGGTTGATGGCCGAGGTCGCGGACCTTAAGGACACGATCGCCAGAGGTGAGGACGACGAGCGCAAGCTCGACGCGGAGATCAAAGCGGCTCTCGAGGTCATTCCGAATCTGCCGCGTGCGGACGTTCCGGACGGCGCTGACGAAACAGGCAACGTCGAGGTGCGCAGGGTCGGGACGCCCGCGCGGCTCGATTTCACGCCGAAGCAGCATTTCGAGATCGGCGAAGCGCTGGGACTGATGGACTTCGAAGCGGCGCAGAAGATTTCCGGCGCGCGGTTCGTGGTTCTGAAGGGCGCGCTCGCTCGCCTCGAACGCGCGCTCGCGAGTTTCATGCTCGATCTGCACACGAGCGAATTCGGCTACACGGAAGTCAATCCGCCGATCCTGGTCAGGCGCGAAGCGATGTTTGGAACAGCGCAGCTACCAAAGTTTGAGATTGATCAATTTTGGGCTCTTTCAGGAATACAATTTTTTGATATGGGCGAAATAGAGAAACGCTCAGCCAGCAAGACCGATCCACAAATCGCATTTCAGATTGCAAGAGAAGCAGCTCTCGAAGCAGCGAAGGGATTAATTCCGACTGCCGAGGTGCCTTTGACGAACCTCGTTCGCGAACAGATCATCGACGAAGCGCAGTTGCCGATGCGTGTGACGGCGTGGACGCCATGCTTCCGTTCTGAAGCGGGTGCTGCGGGCAAGGACACGCGCGGCATGATCCGCCAGCATCAGTTTTCGAAGGTCGAACTCGTCTCGATCACCACGCCTGACGCATCGCTCGATGAACACGAGCGCATGACGTCTTGCGCGGAGGAAGTTCTGAAGCGTCTCGGGCTTCCGTTCCGCACGATCGTGCTCTGCACCGGCGACATGGGATTTGCCTCGCAGAAAACCTACGACATCGAGGTCTGGCTTCCGGGACAGAATGCCTATCGCGAAATTTCGTCATGCTCCGTGTGCGGTGATTTCCAGGCGCGGCGCATGGATGCACGCTTCCGTCCGAAAGACGGCGGCAAGCCGGTCTATGTGCATACGCTGAACGGATCGGGTCTGGCCGTCGGACGCACGCTGATCGCCGTGCTCGAGAATTATCAACAGGCGGACGGCAGCGTCATAATTCCCGATGCGCTGAGGCCGTACATGGGTGGCCTGACAAAGATAACCGCAGCGAAGACCTGATGAGCGAACTTGCAACCTTCGACGTCGTCGTGATCGCTCTGGATTTCGAAGACGAGGAGGTGCGCGGCAAGCGTGGCTATCTCATCGGCGAGGTGACGCCTACGGGGCTGGCTGTTTTCGTCTATGATCTGGAACGCGTCTGGTGCCTGCATCCGAACGACGTGCGAAAAACAGGCGAGCGAGACATCGAAGCGGAGAGCTATCGCGGACCCGTGATCCGCGTGAACAGTCGAGGCGAGATCGTCGGTTAGCATGCGCATTTTGATCACCAACGATGACGGCATCCACGCCAAGGGGCTCGAAATCCTGAAGGCGATCGCGCTCGGCATTTCGCCGGATGTGTGGACGATCGCGCCAGAGACGAACCAGTCTGGAACCGCGCATTCGATGACGCTGCATACGCCTCTGCGTTTGCGCACCATCGACGAGCGCACGCATGCCGTCACCGGCACGCCGACCGATTGCGTGATCATGGCGGTTCGCCACATCCTCAAGGATCAGCCGCCCGAGCTTATTCTTTCCGGCGTCAATCACGGTTCGAACCTCGCCGAGGATGTGACGTATTCGGGAACGGTCGCCGCTGCGATGGAAGGCGCGCTGCTCGGCATTCATTCGATTGCGCTGTCGCAGATGATGGGGTTCGAGGACGGCGAGCGTCGTGCCATCTGGGATACGTCGCTCGCGCACGCACCGCAGGTCATCAAGAAGCTGCTTGCGCAAACGTGGAATCCGCACGTGCTGATGAACGTCAACTTTCCGGACACGGCGCCGGAAAATGTCACGGGCATTGCCGTGACCTCGCAAGGCGTTCGCGATCAGGCGCTGCTGAATATCGACAGCCGCTCCGATCCGTGGGGGACGCCGTATTTTTGGTTCGGGTTTGAGCGGCGCTTGTCGACGCTGGTGCCGGGAACCGATCTTGCTGCGATCGCCGAAAACAAAATTTCGATCACGCCGTTGAGTGTCGATCTGACCGACCGTAACGCCGCCGAGGTTCTCGCCGCGCGACTCGGCTAGCGCGCTGCTCGATACAACTCGCATCCGAAAAGTCGCCGGAAAGCCGAAATCTATTCGCGAATAAAGCGCAATTCTCACCTAATGGAATAACCATAGGGCGTCGTTTCATGCGGCGCTTTTCGCTGATCGACTTCCACTATTCATTCCATGCCGAACGTGCGAGGGGCTCGCAAATCGGCATGAACGCATCGCTACTTCTGGATTTGGGGCAAATCTGGCTGGAAGCGTTTACCGCTCGTTAACCTGTTAAAGGTTAATGGATGGTGCGAGTAGAGGTGCGTACCATGATGAATTGTTTTGGCGTTAGCCACGGCGGGCGTTTCAGCCTCAAGTCCGCAGCGGCCGTATCGACCGTCATTGCCGGTCTCGCAATCGGGGGCTGCAGCGCAGACGTGACGCGCTTCGACAGTGCGTCCTTCAATCTTAACGATCCTCCTGACGCTCGTCCCATCCCATCGCAGTCGATCAGAACGAGTTCGCTCAGTGACAGCACCGCTGTCGGGCAGCCTCCACGTGGGCCTTATGGCGCTGGCGCGTCGTCGGTTCAGGTTGCGGCGTTGCCTGATGCTGGTCCGAGCTATCAGCCCGCTCCGTCCTATTCGCCGCCGGCGTACAATCCGCCTCCGGCTTACTCGGCTCCGGCGAAATCGTACGAGCCGAAGCCGTTCGGGCGAGCGCGTTCTGACTCCGCGCCGAGCGCGCGACCCGCGATGCAGGCGGCGCTCAACGGCAATGAAATCATCGTGCAGCCGGGGGATACGCTCTATTCGATCTCGCGCGCGCATCATGTTTCGCTCGCCGAGCTGATGTCGGCCAACTCGCTGAGCAATCCGAATGTCCATCCGGGGCAGAAGCTCATTCTGCCGAGTTCTAGCGGAGCGCGTTCGTCGCGTAGCAGCGTTGCCGCTGCGAAGGCGGTTGAATCGGCGCGTCCCGCACCGGCTCCGCTGGCTGAGCCGCCGCACGACGTCGCCGCCAACTATAATTCGACGTACACGGTGAAGGCGGGCGAGTCGCTTTACGGCATCGCACGCGCGCACAATGTGAAGTTCGCGGAACTGCAGCAGGTCAACGGTATCGCCGACCCGCGTCGCGTGAAGCCGGGTGTCGTGCTGAAGGTGCCAGGCCGATCAGGCGCTGACATGCCTGCGTCACAGCCGGCTCCTGCCGCTCCCGCAAGCGTCGCCGACAATGCTCCGGCGGCGATCGTTCCGCCGCTGGCCGCGACCGAGAAGGGGTCGGATATTCCTGCCTACGGGCAGTCGCTTTCGACGCGACCGACGATCATCAATAGCGAACGTCGCGTCGCGGCATTGACGGATACTGGCAAGGCCACCGATGCGGCTCCCGCAGCACCCGCCGCTCCGGCGCCTTCGGTTGCTTTGTCCGAACCTCCGGCCAGTGCGCCGCCTGTCGCTGAGGCTGCTCCGGCGAAGGCCGAGCAGAAGGTTGCGCTGGCGGCTCCGGCTGCAGCATCGGCCGTTGCCGACAGCGTCAAGCTGCGTTGGCCGACGACGGGCCGCGTCATCGCTGGATTCGGTGGACGTCCCGACGGCACGCACAACGACGGCATCAATCTCGCCGTGCCGCTCGGCACAGAAGTTCATGCTGCCGAGTCGGGCGTCGTCGCGTACTCCGGCAATGAACTCAAAGGCTACGGCAATCTCGTGTTGCTTCGTCACGACAACGGCTGGGTGACGGCCTACGCCCACAACGACGAGCTGCTCGTGAAGCGCGGCGACAAGGTGAAACGCGGTCAGGTCATTTCCAAAGCGGGCAAGACAGGGTCCGTCGATCAGCCGCAGGTGCATTTCGAACTACGTCAAGGATCGAGGCCGGTGGACCCGACACCCTATCTCGAGAAACTCTGACGTTACGACCTAGCGTGGGGACTAAGCGCTGGCACTGAGGGAAACGAGGAGGCCGGATCATCTGATCCGGCTTCTTTTTTGTTTGCGCTCGGCGACTCCGCTTCGCGGAGCCGGCCGCCGAGCGCATTAGATGGGGCACCGGCCGCCAAGTGCGTCGGAGCCGTAAAATCAGATTTTGTCGGTGGGGGTTTGGAGGCGACCGGCGAGGTCCTGGACGTATTGCCAGGCAACGCGGCCGGAGCGTGCGCCGCGCGTCGTCGACCATTCGAGCGCGTCGCGCTCGAGTTCCTTGTCGTCGATCTTCAGTTTGAAATGCGTGACGTAGGTGCGGACCATCGTCAGATAGTCATCCTGGCTGGCGTTATGAAAACCGAGCCACAGACCGAAGCGGTCCGACAGTGAAACCTTTTCCTCCGTCGCCTCGCCGGGATTGATCGCCGTCGCGCGCTCGTTGTCGATCATGTCGCGAGGCATCAGATGCCGGCGGTTCGATGTGGCGTAGAAAAGCACATTCTTCGGCCGCCCCTCGATGCCGCCCTCGAGAACGGCCTTCAAGGATTTGTAACTCGTATCGTCGTGGTCGAACGAAAGGTCGTCGCAGAAGACGATGAAGCGATAGGGCGCAGCCTTGAGAAACGACAGGCACTGCGGCAGCGAGTCGATGTCTTCGCGCTGAATCTCGATCAGTTTGAGTTTGCCATAGCGGCCCAACGCGTCGGCATGCGCGGCTTTGACGAGGCTCGATTTGCCCATGCCGCGCGCGCCCCAGAGCAGCGCGTTGTTGGCGGATAGTCCGGCGGCGAACCGGCGGGTGTTGTCGAGCAGAATGCCAGCCGTGTGATCGATACCCTTGAGAAGGGCGAGCGGCACGCGGTTGACCTCAGGAACCGGCTCGAAGCGGCCGGGCTCGGCGTGCCAGACAAACGCGTCGGCCGCTTCGAAATCGGGAGTTTCTGCGGCTGGCGGCCCGAGACGTTCCAACGCGACGGCGATCCGTTCCAGCAGTGGCCTTATTGCGTCAGTGTCGCTCATCTAAAATCCAGCAGCTATCTATTGGAAACAGCTTGTTTAATCGCTACATCCGCAGATGCCAACGCCAAACAATGGCGCCGCTCTGTGGTTGCAAATAGGATAGCGAACACTATAGTCCGCCCCGAATTTGATTGAGCGCTCCCCTGAGCCCGACGGGCCCGGGGCAGGGGTGTTTATTCCAATCTCATCCAGAGGAATCTACCAGCAGATGTTTACGACACCCGCGTACGCTCAAGCCGCTGCAAGCCCCATGGAGCCCTTCGGTGGTCTTCTGATCCCGATGATCCTGATGCTTGGCATCTTTTATTTTTTCCTGATCCGTCCGCAGTCGCAACGCGCCAAGGAACTGCGTGCGCGCGTGAATGCCGTACGCCGGGGCGACACGGTCATCACGTCGGGTGGAATGGTCGGCAAGGTGCTGAAAGTCTCCGAATCGAGCGACGAAATCGAGGTTGAACTCGCTGAAAACCTCCGGGTGCGAGTCGTGAAGGGTACGCTGCTCGAGGTGCGCTCCAAGGGCGAACCTGTCAAAGACGCAACGTGATTTAAGCACCGATCGCGTGCGACTATAGCGTGCGGTCTTCGCACCAAGCTGCCTTGCCCGCACTTTTGAAGATTCGAGATCCTTGCCATGCTGCACTTCACTCGCTGGAAAATTATAGCCACTCTGCTGACCTGTCTTGCCGGTCTGCTCGTGGCGCTGCCGAATTTCTTCCCGAAGGAAACCGTGCAGTCATGGCCGTCCTTCATGCCGAAACAGCAGTTGACGCTCGGTCTCGACCTACAGGGCGGCGCGCATCTTCTGCTCGCCATGGACCAGGACGAAATCAAAAAGGACTGGATCAACAACCTGCGCGATGAAGCCCGTAAGGAGCTTCGTGACGCGAAGATCGGCTTTACGGGTATCGGCACTCAGGGCTTGACGCAGCTCGTCGTCAAACTTGCGAAGCCGGAGGAACAAGCCGCCGCGCTCAAGGCTCTCAACAAGGTCAGGCAGCCGATCGGCAATGCCCTACTCGGAGCGGGTGCTTACGACGTTGAGGTGTCTTCGGGAACAGAACCGGGAACGATCGTCATCAAGGAAAGCGATCAGGGCCTTCGGCAGCGTGTCGCGAATGCCGCCTCGGCATCGATCGAAACGATCAACCGGCGCGTCAACAATCTCGGAACCTCGGAATCGACGATCGTGCGCCAAGGCGCCGACCGCATTCTCATTCAGTTTCCGGGTTTGAAAGACACCACCGATCTCAAGAAGCTCATCGGCGAAACGGCGAAGCTCACCTTCCATGAGGTACACCCGTCCATGTCCGGCGATGAAGCCAAAATGACGAAGGTGCCGACGGGCTTCAAGATCTATCCGGGCGACAAGGGAGAGAGCAGCGGCGAGTATCTGCTGCGCGAGCAGCCCGTCGTGCAGGGCGCCGACCTCGCCGATGCGCAGCCAGGCTTCGACAGCCGCAACGGCGAGCCGGTCATCAACTTCCGCTTCAACCAGATCGGCGCGCGCAAGTTCGCCAACTTCACCAAAGATCATGTTGGTCGTCCGTTCGCGATCGTTCTCGACGACAAGGTGCTGTCCGCTCCTGTCATTCGCGAGCCCATCCTTGGCGGTTCGGGCCAGATCTCGGGGAGCTTCACGGTCGAAGGTACGAACACGCTCGCCGTTCAGTTGCGCTCGGGTTCGCTGCCGACAAAACTCACGATCGTCGAGGAACGGACAGTCGGTCCATCGTTGGGTGCAGACTCGATCTCGGCCGGTAAGCTCGCCGGCGTCGTCGGCGGCATCGCGGTCGTTATTCTAACGATCCTCTACTACGGCACGTTCGGCATTTTTGCCTGCGTCGGTCTACTCGTTCACTTGATTCTGACAGTGGCGTTGATGACGATGATCGGAGCGGTGCTGACGCTACCGGGTATTGCCGGTCTGGTGCTCGGCGTCGCCATGGCCGTCGATGCCAACGTTCTCATCTACGAGCGTATTCGCGAAGAATTGCGGCTCGGCAAAATGCCGGTTTCTGCGATCGATGCCGGGTTCCAGCGCGCATACGTGACTATTCTCGACAGTCAGCTGACGACGCTGGCTTGCGCCATCATCATGTTCTGGCTCGGCTCGGGCCCGATCCGCGGTTTCGCCGTGACGCTGACGATCGGCATCTTGACCTCGATTTTCGCATCCGTGACCGTCGTCCGTCTGCTGATCTCGTACTGGCTCAGGGCCCAGCCCAAGGGCCGTGCGATCTACGTTCCCGTCTAGGAGACCTGCGCAGTGCTTATGAGATTGATACCGGTCTTCAAGGGATTCGACTTCTTCCCCCATGACCTGAACTTGCCGTTCATGAAGGTCAAAGGGCCGGCGCTGGTCCTCTCCATCATCGCGATGGTCGTGTCGATCGGGCTGATCGGCATCAAGGGCCTGAACTATGGCGTCGACTTCAAAGGCGGTTCGCTGATCGAACTCAAGACGAAGAGTGGCAACGCCGACATCAGCGCTTTGCGCGAGAAGCTGAATAGCATCGGCGTCGGCAGCGTCCAGATTCAGGAATTCGGCAGCCCCGACGACGTGCTCGTTCGTCTTGAGGAGCAGCCCGGCGGAGAAGCGGAGCAGCAGGCGGCCTTGAAGAAGGTCGTCGATGCCACGTCGGAGACCTATGTCGAGCGCCGTGTCGAGGTCGTTGGCCCAGCGGTGTCGAGCGAACTGCGCATGACGAGTTTCATTGCCGTCGCGGCCGGTATTCTGGCGATCGTCGCCTACGTTTGGTTCCGGTTTGAGTGGCAATTCGCACTGGGTGCGGTGCTGGCGCTATCGCACGACGTCATCGTGACGGTGGGTATTTTTGCGCTGTTTCAGTTCGAGTTCGACCTGTCGACGGTGGCGGCACTGCTTACCATTCTCGGCTATTCCGTGAACGACACCGTCGTTGTGTCAGACCGCATCCGCGAGAACCTGCGCAAGTTCAAAAAGATGGAACTGAACCAGCTTTTGAACCTGTCGATCAACGAGACGCTGTCTCGCACCATCCTGACCGGCATGACGGCACTTGCTGTGCTTATTTCGCTCTATGTCTTCGGCGGCGAGGTGATCAGGAACTTCAATCTCGCGATGCTGCTGGGCGTCGTGATCGGCACCTATTCGTCGATTTTCATCGCGGCGCCGCTACTCGGCTACCTCGGCGTCAAGCGGGACTGGAGCGACTTGGCGGCGAAGGCCGTTGCTACGTCAAAAACAAAAGCCAAGGCCTGAAGACCGCGACGGGAGCGGTGGTGCTCCGATGGAAACAGGTCCCCGATATCCGTATGAGATCGCCGTTACCGCCTATGGTAACGGCGGCTTTCGTTTTGCGGACATGAGCCATCGCGGTTCGATTTTGTGCCTGCCGAACGGCATTTTTGCCTGGAACGCGACGGCGGCGGCCGAATTTCGTGTCGCCGACTTCGACTTCGCTCTGAGTTCGCTGGAGCCGCCGATTACGCTGCTGCTTGGTACTGGCGTGGATCAGGTGTGGCCGGCGGCGGAAATCTACGAGGCGTTCGCGAAAGCCAATATCGGGCTCGAACCGATGTCGACGGGCGCCGCCGCTCGGACCTACAACATTCTGGTCGCGGAAAAGCGGCGGATCGCGGCGGCGTTGCTGGCGGTGCCCTAAATCTGAGGTTCAAGAGCTGCCTGTGCGCGAACCCCAAGAAGCGACCGCCAACGCCAACGCCGATGCCGTCCGTGCGAGCGCGCGCCTCAACGCACCGGATCGCTATTACGCGGCGCTGTTTGCTCCGGTAAGCGTCCGGGATGATCTGATTGCGTTGGCGGCGTTCGACGGCGAGATCGCGCGCATCGGTCAGATCGTCAGCGATGCGGCGCTCGGCGAAATCCGCGTGGCGTGGTGGCGCGATGCGCTGCTCGGCAGCGGCGATACCTCCAATCTCTCCGGCAATCCCATTCTCGATCAGTTCGCCGACGTCATGCGGCGCCGCGAGCTTTCGCGCCCGGCGCTCGACGCCTATCTCGAAGCGCATATGGCGGCGCTTTTTGCCGATCCGCCTGCTGACGATGCGGCATTGGAAAAAAGCTTTCGCGTCATTGATGGAACGCCCCTCGCGTTCGCGCTGCAGATCCTGCATGGGCCGGCCGATGACGCAGGCCCTTTGATCAACGCGGCCAGTCGTGCCAGCGGACTGACGCGCGTTGCTCGCACGTTGCCGAATGCCCTTGCGGCTGGGCGGACACCGCTGCCGGAGGCGCGCATTCCAGTCCCGCCGGACACCGATTGGCGGCCGCAAATCGCATGGCTGGCCCGCGAAGCGCGGTCATCCCTGGCGTTAGTTCAGAGCGATCTCAAGGGCAAAACTCGTGCCTTTACGACGGCGCTTTTGCCCCTTGCCCTCATCGAGCCCTATTTTCGCGCTTTGCAGAAGCCTGGATACGATCCGAGCCGTGACATCATGGATATCGCACCGCTCGCTCGTTTGTGGCGCATTGCACGCGCGCATTGGACCGGAACGCTCTGACGCGTTCGACTGACGACCAAGCGAAGGGGGCAGATGATTTCTCGCCGGCAAACAACACCGCGCCGCGTCGCGGTCACGTCGCTTTTGTTTCTCGCCGTCGTAAGCTTTGCAGCGGTTGCGGCTCCCCGGTGCGCGGAGGCGGCGGCCACGATTGCCTGGCGCGTCGAAAACCCGTTTCGCTTCTTCACCGATCCGCGTGACACGGAAGTCCACCGGCAGGTTTATCGCTCGCTCGGCCCGGATCAGCGCTCGACGCCTGTGC includes these proteins:
- the serS gene encoding serine--tRNA ligase, translated to MFDIKWIRDNADAFDASLQRRGLAPQAAALVALDDKRRATLTALQDAQSRRNAASKEIGKAKGAKDEATAARLMAEVADLKDTIARGEDDERKLDAEIKAALEVIPNLPRADVPDGADETGNVEVRRVGTPARLDFTPKQHFEIGEALGLMDFEAAQKISGARFVVLKGALARLERALASFMLDLHTSEFGYTEVNPPILVRREAMFGTAQLPKFEIDQFWALSGIQFFDMGEIEKRSASKTDPQIAFQIAREAALEAAKGLIPTAEVPLTNLVREQIIDEAQLPMRVTAWTPCFRSEAGAAGKDTRGMIRQHQFSKVELVSITTPDASLDEHERMTSCAEEVLKRLGLPFRTIVLCTGDMGFASQKTYDIEVWLPGQNAYREISSCSVCGDFQARRMDARFRPKDGGKPVYVHTLNGSGLAVGRTLIAVLENYQQADGSVIIPDALRPYMGGLTKITAAKT
- the surE gene encoding 5'/3'-nucleotidase SurE, coding for MRILITNDDGIHAKGLEILKAIALGISPDVWTIAPETNQSGTAHSMTLHTPLRLRTIDERTHAVTGTPTDCVIMAVRHILKDQPPELILSGVNHGSNLAEDVTYSGTVAAAMEGALLGIHSIALSQMMGFEDGERRAIWDTSLAHAPQVIKKLLAQTWNPHVLMNVNFPDTAPENVTGIAVTSQGVRDQALLNIDSRSDPWGTPYFWFGFERRLSTLVPGTDLAAIAENKISITPLSVDLTDRNAAEVLAARLG
- a CDS encoding LysM peptidoglycan-binding domain-containing M23 family metallopeptidase; amino-acid sequence: MMNCFGVSHGGRFSLKSAAAVSTVIAGLAIGGCSADVTRFDSASFNLNDPPDARPIPSQSIRTSSLSDSTAVGQPPRGPYGAGASSVQVAALPDAGPSYQPAPSYSPPAYNPPPAYSAPAKSYEPKPFGRARSDSAPSARPAMQAALNGNEIIVQPGDTLYSISRAHHVSLAELMSANSLSNPNVHPGQKLILPSSSGARSSRSSVAAAKAVESARPAPAPLAEPPHDVAANYNSTYTVKAGESLYGIARAHNVKFAELQQVNGIADPRRVKPGVVLKVPGRSGADMPASQPAPAAPASVADNAPAAIVPPLAATEKGSDIPAYGQSLSTRPTIINSERRVAALTDTGKATDAAPAAPAAPAPSVALSEPPASAPPVAEAAPAKAEQKVALAAPAAASAVADSVKLRWPTTGRVIAGFGGRPDGTHNDGINLAVPLGTEVHAAESGVVAYSGNELKGYGNLVLLRHDNGWVTAYAHNDELLVKRGDKVKRGQVISKAGKTGSVDQPQVHFELRQGSRPVDPTPYLEKL
- a CDS encoding ATP-binding protein, whose product is MSDTDAIRPLLERIAVALERLGPPAAETPDFEAADAFVWHAEPGRFEPVPEVNRVPLALLKGIDHTAGILLDNTRRFAAGLSANNALLWGARGMGKSSLVKAAHADALGRYGKLKLIEIQREDIDSLPQCLSFLKAAPYRFIVFCDDLSFDHDDTSYKSLKAVLEGGIEGRPKNVLFYATSNRRHLMPRDMIDNERATAINPGEATEEKVSLSDRFGLWLGFHNASQDDYLTMVRTYVTHFKLKIDDKELERDALEWSTTRGARSGRVAWQYVQDLAGRLQTPTDKI
- the yajC gene encoding preprotein translocase subunit YajC, encoding MFTTPAYAQAAASPMEPFGGLLIPMILMLGIFYFFLIRPQSQRAKELRARVNAVRRGDTVITSGGMVGKVLKVSESSDEIEVELAENLRVRVVKGTLLEVRSKGEPVKDAT
- the secD gene encoding protein translocase subunit SecD, which codes for MLHFTRWKIIATLLTCLAGLLVALPNFFPKETVQSWPSFMPKQQLTLGLDLQGGAHLLLAMDQDEIKKDWINNLRDEARKELRDAKIGFTGIGTQGLTQLVVKLAKPEEQAAALKALNKVRQPIGNALLGAGAYDVEVSSGTEPGTIVIKESDQGLRQRVANAASASIETINRRVNNLGTSESTIVRQGADRILIQFPGLKDTTDLKKLIGETAKLTFHEVHPSMSGDEAKMTKVPTGFKIYPGDKGESSGEYLLREQPVVQGADLADAQPGFDSRNGEPVINFRFNQIGARKFANFTKDHVGRPFAIVLDDKVLSAPVIREPILGGSGQISGSFTVEGTNTLAVQLRSGSLPTKLTIVEERTVGPSLGADSISAGKLAGVVGGIAVVILTILYYGTFGIFACVGLLVHLILTVALMTMIGAVLTLPGIAGLVLGVAMAVDANVLIYERIREELRLGKMPVSAIDAGFQRAYVTILDSQLTTLACAIIMFWLGSGPIRGFAVTLTIGILTSIFASVTVVRLLISYWLRAQPKGRAIYVPV
- the secF gene encoding protein translocase subunit SecF, with the translated sequence MLMRLIPVFKGFDFFPHDLNLPFMKVKGPALVLSIIAMVVSIGLIGIKGLNYGVDFKGGSLIELKTKSGNADISALREKLNSIGVGSVQIQEFGSPDDVLVRLEEQPGGEAEQQAALKKVVDATSETYVERRVEVVGPAVSSELRMTSFIAVAAGILAIVAYVWFRFEWQFALGAVLALSHDVIVTVGIFALFQFEFDLSTVAALLTILGYSVNDTVVVSDRIRENLRKFKKMELNQLLNLSINETLSRTILTGMTALAVLISLYVFGGEVIRNFNLAMLLGVVIGTYSSIFIAAPLLGYLGVKRDWSDLAAKAVATSKTKAKA
- a CDS encoding Mth938-like domain-containing protein; protein product: METGPRYPYEIAVTAYGNGGFRFADMSHRGSILCLPNGIFAWNATAAAEFRVADFDFALSSLEPPITLLLGTGVDQVWPAAEIYEAFAKANIGLEPMSTGAAARTYNILVAEKRRIAAALLAVP
- a CDS encoding squalene/phytoene synthase family protein → MREPQEATANANADAVRASARLNAPDRYYAALFAPVSVRDDLIALAAFDGEIARIGQIVSDAALGEIRVAWWRDALLGSGDTSNLSGNPILDQFADVMRRRELSRPALDAYLEAHMAALFADPPADDAALEKSFRVIDGTPLAFALQILHGPADDAGPLINAASRASGLTRVARTLPNALAAGRTPLPEARIPVPPDTDWRPQIAWLAREARSSLALVQSDLKGKTRAFTTALLPLALIEPYFRALQKPGYDPSRDIMDIAPLARLWRIARAHWTGTL